The following proteins are co-located in the Blattabacterium sp. (Blatta orientalis) str. Tarazona genome:
- a CDS encoding ribonuclease III family protein, with the protein MLSDDITFQKEEKNSILVSRLKKILGFCPKNLKLLKDVFIYSFSTKRKTLDKNYFLDFQRLEFLGDAVLNSIISHFLCEKLPEKKEGELTQVRSKIVCRKNLNEISKKLTLTKVFFQKNQPIISENILGNTLEALIGFIYLEIGYQGCKNFVYKKILHYHVNITQLQKEISSYKVWVIEWSQKNKFIINFNTFRETKEEIGNKHVITYFSEFTISECGIKTEGRGTSKKKSEEMAAKAAYFLIQKRCKENT; encoded by the coding sequence ATGTTATCTGATGATATTACTTTTCAAAAAGAGGAAAAAAATTCTATTTTAGTTAGTAGATTAAAAAAAATATTAGGATTTTGTCCAAAAAATTTAAAACTTTTGAAAGATGTATTCATCTACAGTTTTTCGACAAAAAGAAAGACTTTGGATAAGAATTATTTTTTAGATTTTCAAAGATTAGAATTTTTGGGAGATGCGGTATTGAATTCTATCATTTCACATTTTTTATGTGAAAAACTTCCAGAGAAAAAAGAAGGAGAGTTAACTCAAGTTCGATCTAAAATTGTATGCAGAAAAAATTTAAATGAAATTTCTAAAAAATTGACCCTTACAAAAGTTTTTTTTCAAAAAAATCAACCCATTATATCTGAGAATATATTAGGAAATACTTTAGAAGCTTTAATAGGATTTATTTATTTAGAGATAGGGTATCAAGGTTGTAAAAATTTTGTCTATAAAAAGATATTACATTATCATGTAAACATCACGCAATTACAAAAGGAAATTTCTAGTTATAAAGTTTGGGTAATAGAATGGTCTCAAAAAAATAAATTCATTATAAATTTCAACACTTTTAGGGAAACAAAAGAAGAAATTGGAAATAAACATGTGATCACTTATTTTTCTGAATTTACTATATCTGAATGTGGAATAAAAACGGAAGGAAGAGGCACTTCAAAAAAAAAATCGGAAGAAATGGCTGCAAAGGCTGCTTATTTTCTTATTCAAAAAAGATGTAAAGAAAATACTTAA
- a CDS encoding alpha/beta fold hydrolase: protein MFILNKEKNFIKEGSGHPLVLLHGLMGGLSNFNALLDFFPKKGYKVIIPRLPLYNMPLFLTNISNLSKYVIQLLIEIGIEKATLIGNSLGGHIALIVAKKRIDLVHSVVLTGSSGLFEKAFGDAVPKRENYEYIRKKSQEVFYDPKIATKELVDEVFHIVNDKKKGMKTLYIAKSAMKYNMSKDLSVIQQPICLIWGKQDHVTPPEVAEEFHRLLPHSELYWIDKCGHVPMMEHPQEFIKILEKWLSKFNLNHENYFCKI, encoded by the coding sequence ATGTTCATTCTTAATAAAGAAAAAAATTTTATAAAAGAGGGATCAGGTCATCCATTAGTATTGCTTCATGGATTGATGGGCGGTTTAAGTAATTTTAATGCTCTTTTAGATTTTTTCCCAAAAAAAGGATATAAAGTAATTATTCCTAGACTTCCTCTTTATAACATGCCTCTATTTCTTACAAATATTTCTAACTTATCTAAATATGTGATTCAATTATTGATAGAAATAGGAATTGAAAAAGCTACATTAATAGGAAATTCTCTTGGAGGACATATAGCTTTAATTGTAGCAAAAAAAAGAATAGATTTAGTACATTCTGTAGTTCTTACAGGAAGTTCTGGTTTATTTGAAAAAGCTTTTGGAGATGCTGTTCCTAAAAGAGAAAATTATGAATATATTAGAAAAAAATCTCAAGAAGTTTTTTATGATCCTAAAATAGCTACAAAAGAATTAGTAGATGAAGTATTTCACATTGTTAATGATAAAAAGAAAGGGATGAAAACTTTATATATTGCAAAGAGTGCTATGAAATATAACATGTCTAAAGATTTATCTGTTATTCAACAGCCGATTTGTTTGATTTGGGGAAAACAAGATCATGTCACTCCACCAGAAGTCGCGGAAGAATTTCATAGGTTACTGCCTCATTCAGAATTATATTGGATAGATAAATGTGGACATGTCCCTATGATGGAACATCCTCAAGAATTTATAAAAATATTAGAAAAATGGCTTTCTAAATTTAATTTAAATCATGAAAATTACTTCTGTAAAATTTGA
- the yihA gene encoding ribosome biogenesis GTP-binding protein YihA/YsxC: protein MKITSVKFEGSKIQSNQLFLSNFPEYAFIGRSNVGKSSLINWITNRRKLAKVSSTPGRTQFVNPFLINHKWYLIDLPGYGYSSICQKKKEKTQKLMMDYIFYRKNLVNLFLLIDSRIFMQKSDIHFIKKLKIFQIPFCIVFTKTDKIHPRILNKNIEFCKKEFEKILFEMPKYFKVSIKNRIGRDKIIQYIQNINEIFKKILQGKTKDP from the coding sequence ATGAAAATTACTTCTGTAAAATTTGAAGGAAGTAAGATTCAATCAAATCAATTATTTCTTTCTAATTTTCCTGAATATGCTTTTATTGGACGTTCTAATGTAGGTAAATCAAGTTTAATTAATTGGATCACTAATCGAAGGAAATTAGCTAAAGTTTCTTCTACTCCAGGAAGAACACAATTCGTAAATCCTTTTTTAATCAATCATAAATGGTATTTAATAGATTTACCTGGATACGGATATTCTTCTATCTGTCAAAAGAAAAAAGAGAAAACACAAAAGTTAATGATGGATTATATTTTTTATAGAAAAAATTTAGTCAATCTATTTCTATTGATAGATAGCAGAATATTTATGCAGAAATCGGATATACATTTTATAAAAAAATTGAAAATTTTTCAAATTCCTTTTTGCATTGTTTTTACAAAAACGGATAAAATACATCCAAGGATTCTTAATAAGAATATAGAATTTTGCAAAAAGGAATTTGAAAAAATCCTTTTTGAAATGCCTAAATACTTTAAAGTATCCATAAAAAATAGAATTGGAAGAGATAAAATTATCCAATATATTCAAAATATTAATGAAATTTTTAAAAAAATTTTACAAGGAAAAACTAAAGACCCCTAA
- a CDS encoding type II 3-dehydroquinate dehydratase, whose product MKKISIINGPNLNLLGKREPELYGTENFVDYLKKLKKKKIFSEMDITYYQSNHEGKIIDILHAIGFQSDGIVLNAGAYTHTSLGIADAIKSIPSPVIEIHISNIHSREFFRKKSFLSSVCQGTIFGFGLKSYELGVFSFSL is encoded by the coding sequence ATGAAAAAAATAAGCATAATCAATGGTCCTAATTTAAATCTTTTGGGAAAAAGAGAGCCAGAATTATACGGAACAGAAAATTTTGTAGATTATTTAAAAAAACTAAAAAAGAAAAAAATTTTTTCTGAGATGGACATTACTTATTATCAAAGTAATCATGAAGGAAAAATTATAGATATTTTACATGCTATAGGGTTTCAATCAGATGGAATCGTTCTCAATGCGGGAGCTTATACTCATACTTCTTTGGGAATTGCTGATGCTATCAAATCTATTCCTTCTCCCGTCATAGAAATTCATATTTCCAATATTCATTCAAGGGAATTTTTCAGAAAAAAATCATTTTTATCTTCTGTTTGTCAGGGAACTATTTTCGGTTTTGGATTAAAATCTTATGAATTAGGGGTCTTTAGTTTTTCCTTGTAA
- a CDS encoding pseudouridine synthase, which yields MNQKKIEEEKFIRLNHYLSNAGITSRREADKLIQSGLIEVNGKIVTKFGTVVHKNDVIKFHGSRIKNKKKIYILLNKPKGYITSTRDPFNRKTVMNLIPNFQNYRIYPVGRLDRLTTGVLLITNDGLITEKLTHPKYKVQKIYLVVLNKTIHYQDLDKIRQGKIYLNEGRVKIDFLHKYAKNIVKIGLHIGWNRVIRRIFKKLTYQVIKLERIHFGGFTNKNLKIGSWCF from the coding sequence ATGAATCAAAAAAAGATAGAAGAAGAGAAGTTTATCAGATTAAATCATTACTTGTCTAATGCTGGGATTACTTCTAGAAGAGAAGCAGATAAATTAATTCAATCAGGTCTCATAGAGGTTAATGGAAAAATCGTTACCAAATTTGGCACTGTTGTCCATAAAAATGATGTCATCAAATTTCATGGAAGTAGAATAAAAAACAAGAAAAAAATATATATACTTCTTAATAAACCTAAAGGATATATTACTTCTACGCGTGATCCTTTTAACAGAAAAACTGTCATGAATTTGATTCCAAATTTCCAGAATTATAGAATTTATCCTGTTGGTAGATTAGATCGTTTAACTACAGGAGTTTTACTTATTACTAACGATGGACTTATAACTGAAAAATTAACTCATCCAAAATATAAAGTCCAAAAAATATATCTAGTTGTATTGAATAAAACCATCCATTATCAAGATTTAGATAAAATCAGACAAGGAAAAATATATCTGAATGAAGGAAGAGTAAAAATAGATTTTCTTCATAAATATGCAAAAAATATAGTAAAAATTGGATTACATATAGGATGGAATAGAGTAATTAGACGTATTTTTAAAAAACTCACCTATCAAGTAATCAAACTGGAAAGAATTCATTTTGGAGGATTTACTAATAAAAATCTTAAAATAGGAAGCTGGTGTTTTTAA
- a CDS encoding mevalonate kinase, protein MKQSLFPAKVLLFGEYGIIENASGLSIPHNFYQGTLKFHSNLSFNKEFLHSNSQLEKYYKFLLFLEQKKKNLAKIDLKNFYEDIQKGISFHSNIPQGYGIGSSGALVAAVYDKYAKNKLCLKKRNIISLKKIFSQMESFFHGKSSGIDPLICYLNLPLLIRSETDISSIGIPEKNNFQGKGGGAIFLIDSGFPRKTSSMIEFFFVKLKHDSFKTILKEEFMKYNEKCIESFLKGDFKILLKNVKLLSTWVFHHFRPMIPKNFLKIWEEGLFTNLHYLKLCGSGGGGFILGFTPNYEISREKLKQYATEVLFRF, encoded by the coding sequence ATGAAACAATCTTTATTTCCTGCAAAAGTTCTCTTATTTGGAGAATACGGAATAATAGAAAATGCTAGTGGACTTTCCATTCCTCATAATTTTTATCAAGGGACTTTGAAATTCCATTCTAATTTATCTTTTAACAAAGAGTTTTTACATTCTAATTCTCAATTGGAAAAATATTACAAATTTTTGTTGTTTTTGGAACAAAAAAAAAAAAACTTAGCAAAAATTGATCTTAAGAACTTCTATGAAGATATTCAAAAGGGAATTTCTTTTCATTCTAATATCCCTCAAGGATATGGAATAGGAAGTTCAGGAGCATTAGTTGCCGCTGTTTATGATAAATATGCAAAAAATAAACTTTGTTTAAAAAAGAGAAACATAATAAGTCTAAAAAAAATATTTAGCCAAATGGAATCTTTTTTCCATGGAAAAAGTTCTGGAATAGACCCCTTAATTTGCTACTTAAATCTTCCTCTGCTCATTCGTTCAGAAACAGATATTTCTTCCATAGGAATTCCTGAAAAGAATAATTTTCAAGGAAAAGGAGGAGGAGCGATTTTTTTAATCGATTCTGGTTTTCCCAGGAAAACCTCTTCCATGATAGAATTTTTTTTCGTAAAATTAAAACACGATAGTTTTAAAACTATACTAAAAGAAGAGTTTATGAAATACAATGAAAAATGCATTGAATCTTTTCTAAAAGGAGACTTCAAGATTCTACTTAAAAACGTTAAATTACTTTCTACTTGGGTTTTTCATCATTTTCGTCCTATGATTCCAAAAAATTTCTTGAAAATATGGGAAGAAGGCCTTTTTACTAATCTTCATTATTTAAAATTATGTGGATCTGGAGGAGGTGGATTTATCTTAGGTTTTACTCCAAATTATGAAATATCTAGAGAAAAATTAAAACAATATGCAACAGAAGTTCTTTTTCGTTTTTAA
- a CDS encoding NAD kinase: MKIALYGQKFGKKNIPYMNQFIGYVSSHSIEIYIEKSFFNILSSFEEFKNLNFPIFSHYKELTKDFSLMFTFGGDGTILSAITFIRDSGIPIVGVNTGKLGFLATFNKDVFIKKMDKIFHKKFHLIPRSLLWLETSIMNDNQFFNFALNEIVILRKETVSMITIEAYIDNEFLTSYWADGLIISTPTGSTGYSLSCGGPIITPGNKNFVLTPISPHNLFSRPLIISDHQKVHLKIHSRGKYYSLSMDTRLTSLKKDNELYIKKAPFYIYLLQEEKHTYYKTLREKLLWGMDQRN, encoded by the coding sequence ATGAAAATAGCCCTATATGGACAAAAATTTGGAAAAAAAAATATCCCATACATGAATCAGTTCATTGGCTATGTGTCCAGTCATTCTATAGAAATTTACATTGAAAAATCTTTTTTTAATATTTTATCTTCCTTTGAAGAGTTTAAAAATCTAAACTTCCCTATCTTTTCTCATTATAAGGAATTAACTAAGGATTTTAGTTTAATGTTTACTTTTGGGGGAGATGGGACCATATTGTCTGCTATTACTTTTATTAGAGATTCTGGAATTCCTATTGTTGGAGTGAATACAGGAAAATTAGGGTTTTTAGCCACTTTTAACAAAGATGTTTTTATAAAAAAAATGGATAAAATTTTTCATAAAAAATTTCATTTAATTCCTCGCAGTTTGTTATGGTTAGAAACCTCTATCATGAATGATAATCAATTTTTTAATTTTGCATTAAATGAAATCGTTATCCTCCGTAAGGAAACAGTTTCTATGATCACTATAGAGGCTTATATAGATAATGAGTTTTTAACTTCTTATTGGGCTGATGGATTAATTATTTCTACTCCTACTGGTTCTACTGGATATTCTTTAAGTTGTGGAGGCCCAATCATTACTCCTGGAAATAAAAATTTTGTTCTTACCCCTATATCTCCACATAATTTATTTTCCCGTCCATTGATTATTTCGGATCATCAAAAAGTGCATTTAAAAATACATAGTCGTGGAAAGTATTATTCTTTATCTATGGATACTAGACTTACTTCTTTAAAAAAAGATAATGAGTTATACATTAAAAAAGCTCCATTTTACATATATCTTCTTCAAGAAGAAAAACATACATATTATAAAACTTTACGAGAAAAATTATTGTGGGGGATGGATCAAAGAAATTAA
- a CDS encoding isoprenyl transferase, with the protein MKNLLEQIDLNNIPHHVAIIMDGNGRWGEKRGQLRTFGHQNAMQSVRDSINGCKELGIPYMTLYVFSSENWNRPKKEIDDLMHLFHSSLKNHLEEIHDSNVRIIPIGEVEKFSDVIQEELFFFRKKTKHNTSVTLILALSYGAREEILRATKTIAKKVCMGHLSLGDIDNSSFKNHLYTKEIPDVDLLIRTSGEQRISNFLLWQSAYAELYFTKVLWPDFRKKDFFKAIINYQKRQRRFGKVG; encoded by the coding sequence ATGAAAAATTTATTAGAACAAATAGATTTAAATAATATTCCTCATCATGTAGCCATCATTATGGATGGAAATGGACGTTGGGGTGAGAAAAGAGGACAATTGAGAACTTTTGGACATCAGAATGCTATGCAATCTGTGAGAGATTCCATAAATGGATGTAAAGAATTAGGAATCCCTTATATGACTCTATACGTTTTTTCTTCAGAAAATTGGAATCGTCCTAAAAAAGAAATAGATGATTTAATGCATTTATTTCATTCTAGTTTAAAAAATCATTTAGAAGAAATACACGATAGTAATGTAAGAATTATTCCTATAGGAGAGGTAGAAAAATTTTCTGATGTAATTCAGGAAGAATTATTTTTTTTTAGAAAAAAAACAAAGCATAATACATCTGTAACATTAATTTTAGCATTAAGTTATGGAGCTAGAGAAGAAATTTTAAGAGCTACAAAAACTATAGCTAAAAAAGTTTGTATGGGGCACTTATCCTTGGGAGACATAGATAATTCCTCTTTTAAAAATCATTTATATACTAAAGAAATTCCAGATGTAGATCTTCTTATCAGAACCAGTGGAGAACAGAGAATTAGCAATTTTTTGCTTTGGCAATCTGCTTATGCAGAACTATATTTTACGAAGGTATTATGGCCAGATTTTCGTAAAAAAGATTTTTTCAAAGCCATAATAAATTATCAAAAAAGACAACGCCGTTTTGGAAAAGTTGGATAA
- a CDS encoding outer membrane protein assembly factor yields the protein MHIPSSNSKTENRTDNLMRFNQENHEFSSTSSKIRNIYVMGKTKYNSSFVSSLSHIFPGEEISIPGNKVDEAIIKLWKSNLFGKISIYKKNISKNEIDLFFDLEDLIEIHKINVEGIGNMVFPIIQKIHPGDKIPEHLIQNIKNDIKNYYVKQGYPEVSIKSQLTIQNNKNILNIYAKKGKRIGIKYILFDGNQSLSKNALLNLMEKTRKKIHIPIIEKSSYFVYENIKEDLKNIRSKYQSMGFIDVQVILDSIWKNETGDYGIKIKIIEGKKYYLGNIDFIGNIIVKTDFLRKILSYKKGDIYDKNGINNNILNTNISSIISHYLDLGYLFVKIVPVEKMIENNKIHLEIKIEENQPVYINKVHISGNTITKDHVIRRELNIYPGDLFSPKKIKSSLFRLINLNLFDNSKIYPYIQTNNNKTVDIEWRLTEKSANQIQLYGGYGKEKLLGNLQLNFGNFSLRNLFQLKSWKPIPQGDGQKLILSCQFGKYFQSYGFSFTEPWIEKDKPTSLSLNIKYSKKKVNQTEDIYFIPLFNEKIPHDGFLKRIGTSVKLNKLLTFLDPYTKIELSMNYDKFSYEKNLFILNNLNYLISLQRFSGEPDFVFPLRGSKIQLNSIFTLPHSILFKESGSEWIEFFKFKINSYWFKKIIDKMIMKIGGEFGLLGKYHTKNLFSFQKFYMGGVKNPTDFKLVENIDYIPLRGYSSHVNDPDYITPKNGGIIYNKLILEIRYLIKDFSNLSKLWTNFFIEGGNVSDSYQEFNPLKMKKSFGFGFRFFWLPIGFFGIDIGYPIDGKNIKSKWKPHFIIGQDL from the coding sequence ATGCATATCCCCTCTTCTAATTCTAAAACAGAAAATAGAACGGATAATTTGATGCGTTTCAACCAAGAAAATCATGAATTTTCTTCCACTTCTTCCAAGATAAGAAATATTTATGTTATGGGAAAAACTAAATATAACAGTTCTTTTGTTTCAAGTTTATCCCATATTTTTCCTGGAGAAGAAATTTCTATACCTGGAAATAAGGTTGATGAAGCTATCATAAAATTATGGAAGAGTAATCTTTTTGGGAAGATATCCATTTATAAAAAGAATATCTCTAAAAATGAAATTGATCTATTTTTTGATTTAGAAGATTTAATAGAAATTCATAAAATAAATGTTGAAGGAATAGGAAATATGGTATTTCCTATTATACAAAAAATACATCCAGGAGATAAAATCCCGGAACATTTGATTCAAAATATTAAAAATGATATTAAAAACTATTATGTCAAACAAGGATATCCTGAAGTGTCTATAAAAAGTCAATTAACTATTCAAAATAACAAAAACATATTAAATATATATGCAAAAAAAGGAAAGAGAATTGGGATAAAATATATTTTATTTGATGGGAACCAATCACTTTCTAAAAATGCTTTACTCAATCTAATGGAAAAAACTAGAAAGAAAATCCATATTCCTATCATAGAAAAATCCTCCTATTTTGTATACGAAAACATAAAAGAAGATTTAAAAAATATTCGATCTAAATATCAATCAATGGGATTTATAGATGTTCAAGTTATTTTAGATTCTATATGGAAAAATGAAACGGGAGATTACGGAATAAAAATTAAGATAATTGAGGGGAAAAAATATTATTTAGGAAATATTGATTTTATAGGAAATATTATTGTAAAAACGGATTTTTTGAGAAAAATACTATCCTATAAAAAAGGAGATATTTATGACAAAAATGGAATTAATAATAACATTTTAAATACAAATATTTCCAGCATAATTTCACATTATTTAGATTTAGGATATTTATTTGTTAAAATAGTTCCTGTAGAAAAAATGATCGAAAATAATAAAATTCATTTAGAAATAAAAATAGAAGAAAATCAACCAGTATATATAAATAAAGTGCACATATCGGGCAATACGATTACCAAGGATCATGTTATTAGACGTGAATTAAACATTTATCCAGGTGATCTTTTTTCTCCTAAAAAAATAAAATCTAGTTTATTTCGTTTAATAAATTTAAATTTATTTGACAACAGTAAAATATATCCATATATCCAAACAAATAATAATAAAACCGTAGATATAGAATGGCGTTTAACAGAAAAAAGCGCTAATCAAATTCAATTGTATGGAGGATATGGAAAGGAAAAACTGCTTGGAAATCTCCAATTAAACTTTGGAAATTTTTCTCTTAGAAATCTTTTTCAGTTAAAATCATGGAAACCAATTCCTCAAGGAGATGGACAAAAACTTATATTGTCTTGTCAATTTGGAAAATATTTTCAATCTTATGGTTTTTCTTTTACAGAACCTTGGATAGAAAAAGATAAACCAACCTCCCTTTCTTTGAATATAAAGTATTCCAAAAAAAAGGTAAATCAAACTGAGGATATTTATTTTATTCCTTTATTCAATGAAAAAATTCCTCATGATGGATTTTTAAAAAGAATAGGGACTTCCGTCAAATTAAATAAACTTTTAACCTTTTTAGACCCTTACACTAAAATAGAATTATCCATGAATTATGATAAATTTTCCTATGAGAAAAATTTATTCATATTAAATAATTTGAATTATTTAATCTCTTTACAAAGATTTTCAGGTGAACCTGATTTCGTTTTTCCTTTAAGAGGATCAAAAATACAATTGAATAGTATATTTACCCTTCCTCATTCCATCTTATTTAAAGAAAGTGGATCAGAATGGATAGAGTTTTTTAAATTTAAAATCAATTCTTATTGGTTTAAAAAAATTATAGACAAAATGATCATGAAAATAGGTGGAGAATTTGGTTTGTTAGGAAAATATCATACAAAAAATTTGTTTTCATTTCAAAAATTTTATATGGGAGGGGTAAAAAATCCGACGGATTTCAAATTAGTAGAAAATATAGACTATATTCCATTAAGGGGTTATTCTTCTCATGTAAATGATCCAGATTATATTACACCAAAGAATGGTGGAATTATTTATAATAAATTAATTTTAGAAATTCGTTATTTGATTAAGGATTTTTCTAATTTATCTAAATTATGGACAAATTTTTTTATAGAAGGAGGAAATGTTAGTGATTCTTATCAAGAATTTAATCCATTGAAAATGAAAAAATCTTTTGGATTTGGATTTCGTTTTTTTTGGTTACCAATAGGGTTTTTTGGAATAGATATAGGTTACCCCATAGATGGGAAAAATATTAAATCCAAATGGAAACCCCATTTCATTATAGGTCAAGATTTATAA
- a CDS encoding OmpH family outer membrane protein has protein sequence MKKNTILYCLLFFLFFGIFGKGRFLHSKECNQKIVCLNSLILVEKMPEFSKAQKELDKLSKNHENTLEKLAKEFHKKAEKFQKNKNPILKKELEILQARAHAYQKNAADDLAKKQNKLLNPIYKKIENAINRVMDKDQTIIRVDDCSPGKGVLVNKGVDITEEVKKELGI, from the coding sequence ATGAAAAAAAACACGATTCTTTATTGTTTATTGTTTTTTTTGTTTTTTGGAATATTTGGAAAAGGAAGGTTTTTGCATTCCAAGGAATGCAATCAGAAAATTGTTTGTCTTAATAGTTTGATTCTTGTGGAAAAAATGCCTGAATTTTCTAAAGCTCAGAAAGAGCTAGATAAATTAAGTAAAAATCATGAGAATACATTGGAAAAATTAGCAAAAGAATTCCATAAAAAAGCGGAAAAATTTCAGAAAAATAAAAATCCAATTCTTAAAAAAGAACTGGAAATATTACAAGCTAGAGCTCACGCATATCAGAAAAACGCAGCAGACGATTTAGCTAAAAAACAAAATAAATTATTAAATCCTATCTATAAAAAAATAGAAAATGCTATTAACAGAGTTATGGATAAAGATCAAACGATTATACGAGTTGATGATTGTAGCCCTGGAAAAGGAGTATTGGTTAATAAAGGAGTAGACATCACGGAAGAAGTTAAGAAAGAATTAGGCATTTGA
- a CDS encoding hemolysin family protein, whose translation MIFHISIVIVTILLSAFFSGMEMALISSSLFQIELEKKKGSLRSKLLSESIKQPKKFITTMLIGNTISLVIYGIYMEKLFLYILSKWFLIHDNSFCILLLETVVSATIILIIGEFIPKMIFSLYSNELLSLFIVPVYIIYKIFYPITNSIICISNVFLKILGEKEDDKKKIFDKEDLSYFVSENIKNNIQGIVESEVEIFHKALDFSEKKARECMVPRKEMVSSNIYTSSIEKIRHIFTEKGLSKILIYKNNIDNIIGYIHYLEILKKPKNIESIIRPVELVHVTTPVREIMDLLIKKKKDIAIVLDEYGGTAGMITIEDILEEFLGDIKDEHDETKFVENKFNDNAFLFSARLEIDFLNAKYSLSLPKSEEYETLGGLIVFHTGYIPKNGEKIIINDTWDIEIKKVSKNKIEEVFLKKRIYR comes from the coding sequence ATGATTTTTCATATTAGTATAGTTATTGTTACTATACTTCTATCTGCTTTTTTTTCTGGGATGGAAATGGCTCTAATTTCTTCTAGTTTGTTTCAAATAGAATTAGAAAAAAAGAAAGGATCTTTGCGTTCTAAACTTCTTTCTGAAAGTATTAAACAACCAAAGAAATTTATCACTACAATGCTAATTGGGAATACTATATCTTTGGTGATATATGGAATATATATGGAAAAATTATTTTTATATATTCTTTCTAAATGGTTTTTAATTCACGATAATTCTTTCTGCATTTTGTTGTTAGAAACAGTAGTATCCGCTACTATTATTCTTATAATTGGAGAATTTATTCCTAAAATGATATTTAGCCTGTATTCCAATGAATTGTTAAGTTTGTTTATTGTTCCAGTATATATTATATATAAGATTTTTTATCCTATCACAAATTCTATTATTTGTATTTCTAATGTTTTTTTAAAAATTTTAGGAGAAAAAGAAGATGATAAAAAAAAAATTTTTGATAAAGAGGATTTAAGTTATTTCGTTTCAGAAAACATAAAAAATAACATTCAAGGCATAGTAGAATCTGAAGTGGAAATCTTTCATAAAGCTTTAGATTTTTCTGAAAAAAAGGCAAGAGAGTGTATGGTCCCTAGAAAAGAAATGGTTTCTTCTAATATATACACTTCTTCTATTGAGAAGATTCGTCATATATTTACGGAAAAAGGACTTTCAAAAATTTTGATTTATAAAAACAATATAGACAACATTATAGGATATATTCATTATTTGGAAATTTTAAAAAAACCAAAAAATATAGAATCTATAATTAGACCCGTAGAATTAGTTCATGTAACTACACCTGTTCGAGAGATAATGGATCTCCTTATTAAGAAAAAAAAAGACATAGCTATTGTATTAGATGAGTATGGAGGAACAGCCGGGATGATAACTATAGAAGATATTTTAGAAGAATTTCTCGGAGATATAAAAGATGAACATGATGAAACTAAATTTGTGGAAAATAAATTCAATGATAATGCATTTTTATTTTCTGCTCGTCTAGAAATTGATTTTCTTAATGCTAAATATAGCTTAAGTCTTCCTAAATCCGAAGAATACGAAACTTTAGGAGGTCTAATTGTTTTTCATACAGGATATATTCCAAAAAATGGAGAAAAAATAATCATTAATGATACTTGGGATATTGAAATAAAAAAAGTTTCTAAAAATAAAATAGAGGAAGTTTTTCTTAAAAAAAGAATTTATAGATGA